Part of the Methylorubrum populi genome is shown below.
GCGCCCGCGCAAGCCCGCTCCGAAGAAGGAGGAACCCAAGGAGGCGACCAGCGCCGCGCCCTCCGGTACGGTGCTGGAACCGGCGGCGGCCTCCGGCTCCGCCCAGTGGCCGGCCGGCGCCAGCTCGGTCAGCGAGAGCTACGGCGACTGGACGATGAACTGCAACCGCGCCGAGGCGCGCACCGACTGTGTCATCATCCAGTCGCAGGGCGACCGGCGGACGGGCAAGCGGCTGTTCAGCTTCGAATTGCGGCCGCCCAAGGAAGGGAAGAGCGAGGGCCTGATCCTGATGCCGTTCGGCCTCCAGATCGAGCCGGGCGTGTCGTTCAAGCTCGACGACCGGCAGCTCGGCAAGGGGGCGCCGTTCTCGTTCTGCGTCACCGACGGCTGCCTCGTGCCGGTCAGCCTTCCGACGCTGGCCACCGACACGATGAAGACGGCGACGAACCTGACCATTTCGGCCACGAAGCCGGACGCCAAGGAGCCGACGATCATCACCGTGCCGCTCTCCGGCTTCGCTGCGGCCTTCGCCCGGGCGAGCGCCTTCGGAAGCTGAGGCTGCGCTACTGACCGCGAGGGCCGGCCTCGCGATCGGGCTGAGAAATGGTAAGGCATGCACCCATGCGGCCTTCAGCCAGAGCACTGCTTCTCGCCACCCTGACCCTCGCCGGCGCGTGCCCGGTACGGGCCGAGGCGCCGGCCGACCCCGTGAGGAGCCCGGCGGCGAGCCCGGCTGCGCCGGATTTTGCGCAGTGCCTCGACGGGCTGAGGACGCTCGCCGAGGCGCGCGGCGTGCCGCGGCCGGTGGCCGAGACCGCGCTCACGGGAATCGCACCCGACCCGTCCGTGGTGCCGGCGACCCAGTCCCAGGCCGAGTTCGTCAAGCCGATCTGGCAATATGTCGAGGCGAGCGTGACGCCGGAGCGGATCGCGACGGGACAGGCCAAACTCGCCGAGTGGTCCGAGGTGCTGGGGCGGATCGAGGCGGCCTACGGCGTCGATCGGCACATCCTGGTGGCCTTCTGGGGCGTCGAGTCGAATTACGGCGCGGCGCTCGAAGGCGGTGGGATTCGCCCCGTGGGGCCGGCGCTCGCCACGCTGGCCTGCGGCGACCCCACCCGTCCCGGCCTGTGGCGTGACGAGCTCGTCGCGGCCCTGAAGATCCTTGCCGACGGCGATGCCGACGCGGAGCGGATGCGCGGATCCTGGGCCGGCGCCATGGGCCATACCCAGTTCATGCCGACCGCCTTCCTGCGCCACGCGGTCGATTTCGACGGCGACGGCAAGCGCGACATCTGGCACTCGGTGCCCGACGCGCTCGCCTCGACCGCCAATTTCCTCAAGCAATCCGGCTGGCGCGCGGGCGAGGGCTGGGGCGTTGAAGTGCTCCTGCCGGACACGTTCGATTACCGGCTCGCCGACGAGACCACCGAGCGGCCCTTCTCCGAGTGGCGGGCGCTCGGCCTCGCGCCGGCCAACGGTGCCTTTCCCGAGGGTGCGGAGCGCCGCGCCGCCCTGCTGCTGCCGACCGGCGCGAAGGGACCGGCCTTCCTGCTGGAACCGAATTTTCGGGTGATCCTGCGCTACAACACGGCGCTCGCCTACGCGCTCACCGTGGCGCATCTCTCCGACCGCTTGCGCGGGGCGCCCGGTTTCACCCGCGACTGGCCGCGGGGGGACCGCATGCTCACGACGGAGGAGCGAACCGACCTGCAGACGCGGCTCGCCGTCCTCGGCCACCCGGTCGGTGGTGCCGACGGCAAGATCGGGCCGAAGACCCGCGCCGCGATCCGCGCGTTCCAGGCAGCGACGGGCCTCGTGCCCGACGGCTACGCCGACGCCGCGCTCCTCGACAGGGTGCGGGACGCGCAGAAGCCGGCGCAGTAGCTCTCCGATGCGCGTCCTGCTGGTCCACTGCCATCCCAACCCCGACAGCTTCAACGCCGCCCTGCGCAATGCGGCCGTCGCGGCGCTCGAAGCGGCGGGCCACGCGGTTGAGAGCCTCGATCTCTACGGCGAGAATTTCGACCCGCGCCTGAGCTCGCGGGAGCGCGGCGCGTATTACGACGAGGAGGCCGAGCGGCCGGACATCGCCGGCCATATCGCAGCCCTGCGCCGGGCCGAGGCGCTGGTTCTCGTCTACCCGACCTGGTGGTTCGGGTTGCCGGCCATGCTGAAGGGCTGGTTCGACCGGGTCTGGCTGCCCGGTGTCGCCTTCGCGCTGGGCGGAGCCAAGGTTCTGCAGCCGCGCCTGACCAACATCCGCAGGATCGCGGTGGTGACGACCTACGGCTCGCCGCGCTGGCTGCTCTGGCTCGTCGGCTGGCCCGATTGGCGGCTGTTCCGCTTCGGCATCCGCCCGCTCTGCGCGCCGCGCTGCCGGCTCGATTGGATCGCGCTGACCGGCATGGACGGCGTCTCGGAACCCGCGCGGGCCCGCTTCGTCGAGCGGGTCCGCAAGCAGCTTGCGGCGCTCTGAGCAGCGTCAGACCGACGGAAAGCGCTCGAAGCTCGGTAGCTCGTGCGCCTGCTCCATCCAGGCGATGCGCTCGGCCACTTGGATATGCGCCTGAGGCGGCAGGGCCTCCGGCGTATCGAGCGTGCCGGTCTGCACGTCGATCATGCCCGGCAGCATCTGCTCGTTGACGTAGAACAGGCTCGTGCCGCAGCGCCCGCAGAAATGCCGCCGCCCGTGTTCGGAGGAGGCGTAGACCGTGGGCTGTCCCGAGATCGTCACGTCTCCGGCGGGCACCATCGCCCAGCCCACCATCGGCGCACCCGAATGGCGCCGGCAATCCGTGCAGTGGCAGAGCGCGTTGTGAATCACCTCCGAGGTCATCGCGTAGGTGATGGCGCCGCAGTGACAACGTCCCTTGAGCATGTCGCTTCCCCCCCCGACTTCCGAAGCGTCGCCGCGATGCGCCGGAGGATAGAGCTCGGAAACGATCCCTGAAAGCGAGAAACCGCGGCAGCCCGTTTCAGGCTGCCGCGGCTCCCATACCGGACGGAGGACGCAGGACGGTGCGCCCTCCTGCCCGGATCACTCGGCCGGCTGCAGAGCCGGGGCCACCTCGGCGGCCGGCTCGCCACTCAGCGCGGCGTGGAGCTTGGCCTCGTCGACCTCACCCTCCCAGCGGGCGACGACGATGCAGGCCACCGCGTTGCCGATGAAGTTGGTGAGCGCGCGGCATTCCGACATGAAGCGGTCGATTCCGAGGATCAGCGCCATGCCGACGACCGGCACGGAGGGAACGACGGCGAGGGTCGCGGCCAGGGTGATGAAGCCCGAGCCGGTCACGCCCGCCGCGCCCTTCGAGGAGAGCATCGCGACCAGCAGCAGCAGGACCTGCTCGCCGAAGGTGATCGGGGTGTCGGTGGCCTGCGCGATGAACAGCGCCGCCATCGTCATGTAGATGTTGGTGCCGTCGAGGTTGAACGAGTAGCCGGTGGGGACGACGAGGCCGACCACGGGGCGCGAGCAGCCGGCGCGCTCCATCTTCTCGATCAGCGAGGGCAGCGCCGATTCCGAGGACGACGTGCCGAGCACGAGCATCAGCTCCTCCTTGATGTAGCGGATGAGCTTGAGGATCGAGAAGCCGTTGTATCGGGCGACCGCACCGAGCACGCCGAGCACGAAGATCGCCGAGGTCAGGTAGAAGGCGCCGACGAGGTAGGCGAGGTTGGCGAGCGAGGAGATGCCGTACTTGCCGATGGTGAAGGCCATCGCGCCGAAGGCGCCGATGGGAGCGACCTTCATGATGATGTTGACGACGCCGAAAACGGCTTCCGACAGCACCTTGATGATGTCGAGCACCGGCTTGCCGCGGTCGCCGAGGAAGGCGAGGCCGAAGCCGAACAGCACCGAGAAGAACAGCACCTGCAGGATCTCACCGCCCGCGAACGCACCGACCGCGGTGGTCGGGATGATGTTCATCAGGAAGTCGGCGATGTTCTGCTCCTTGGCCTTGCCGGCGTAGGTCGCGACCGCCTTCGGATCGAGCGAGTTCGGGTCGATGTGCAGGCCGTGGCCGGGCTGGAGCACGTTGGCGACGATCAGGCCGACGATCAGCGCGAGCGTCGAGAAGGTGAGGAAGTAGGCGAGCGCCTTGCCGCCGACGCGACCGACCTTCTCGAGGTTCGTCATGCCGGCGATGCCGGAGACCACGGTGAGGAAGATCACCGGCGCGATGATCATCTTCACGAGCTTGATGAAGGCGTCGCCGAGCGGCTTCATGTCGGCGCCGAGCTTCGGGTAGAAATGCCCGAGCGTGATGCCGATCGCGACGGCGACGAGCACTTGGAAGTACAGCGTACGGTAGATGGGTTTGGGGGCGGGCGGCGCGTGGGGCGCGGTCAGCGGAGACGGTACGGCGGCCATGGGCGTTTCTCCCTGTCGAAGCGATGGTGGGCTCGTCGGATCGGTTGGCCGAAGCTCCGTCAGGAGGACCCGGGCGCCGTCCGCTCTTGTTTTTGGCCTCTCGGCACACAGCTCTGCAGTTTGCTCATGGCTGCGTTTCGACGGGGGAATGGCAACCGGCATGCCAGTTCGAAAGTGCCGGTAACTTTTCGTTAAAGTCTTGAAATGAATGATATTTCCAGATCACTCGCAGATCGCGGATCCCCGCTTGTTGCGGTAATCCGCACAAGTGGCTCCACCGCATTCCGGAGTTTCGCACTGGGCTCTGCGGCGTGATCGTTCCGACCTCACCCACCGCGAACGACTACCGGCGCGCGCTCGCCGTCGTGGCGGGACTCGCCGTCCTCGTCCTGGCGGGCTGGCTCGGCGGACGGGTGGCGGAACGGTGGGCGCTCATCGATCTGCGCCGTTCAGCCGTCTCGGCCCTCGGATTGCAGGTGGCCGCATTCGGGGCCGAGATGCAGACGCAGAGTTCTCTGCCGCTCGCGCTCGCCGCGGATCCCGAGATCGCCCGCGTCGTGGCCCCGGCGCCGGAGCCCGCACTCGTCGCGGAGGTGAACGGACGCCTCGCCCAGATCGCCGAGGCCACGGGCGCCACCGTGATCTACGTGGTCGGGTCCGACGGGGTGACGGTCGCCGCCAGCAACGCGGCGGCGGAGAAGAGCTTCGTCGGCCGCGACTACGGCTTCCGGCCCTATTTCCGGGAAGCGATGACGACCGGTTCCGGCTCACAATTCGCGCTCGGAACGGTCAGCGGCCGGCCGGGCTACTACCTCGCCCGCCGGCTGCCCCGCGCGGCCGGGGTCGTCGTCGTCAAAATCGAGTTCGACGCCATCGAGGCGACGTGGCGGGCGAGCCGCGAGAGCGTGTTCGTCACCGATCCCCGCGGCATCGTGCTGGTGGCGAGCGAGACCAACTGGCGCTTCAAGGCCCTGCGCAGCGTCGATGAGGCCGAGCGCAGGCGCATCCGCGAGACGCTCGAATTCGGCGAGGCGCCGCTCTCGCCCCTGCCGGTCTACGCGACGTCGGAGGCCGGCGATCTCGTGCGGGTCGGCGGGGGGGCGAGACCCGCCTGGCCCGCGCTGATGCTCGACGCCCCGATCCCCGGCACCGCGTGGCGCCTCCATACCCTGACTCCCATCGCGGCCGCGGTCCAGCGCGAACGGGCGCAGGGCCGCGCCATCGCCCTGCTGACGACCGGACTCGCCTGGGCCGGCCTCGCCACGCTGATCGGACGTCGGCGCCGGATGCGGGTCCAGCTGGCCGAGGCCGCCACCCGGCACGAGGAACTGGAGGCCCGAGTGGCCGAGCGCACCCAGGCGCTCAGCGAGGCCAACCGGCAGCTTCTCGCCGAGATCGAGGAGCGCCGGCGCGCTCAGGCCGAGCGCGAGCGCCTGGGTCGCGAACTGGCCCAGGCCGGGCGGCTGGCCGCTCTCGGCCAGTTCGCCGCCAGCATGGCACACGAGATCAACCAGCCGCTCGCGGCGATCCGCTCCTACGCCGACAACACCGCGATCCTCGTGCGCCGCGGGCGCGTCGAGGACGCGGCGGAGAATGTCGGGGCGATCGGCCGGTTGACCGAGCGCATCGGAACCCTGACGCGCCAGCTGAAGGGCTTTGCCCGCCGCGCCTCCGGGCGGCGGGAGCCGGTGCGTCTCGCCGAGATCTTTCGCGGAAGCCTCGAAGTCATTTCCTGGCGCGCGGCGCAGAGCGGCATCGCCCTCGACGTGGCGTCCCCCGCACCGGATCTCGCCGTGCTCGGCGACGGGCCGCGCCTGGAACAGGTCGTTGTCAATCTCCTGCAGAACGCCCTCGACGCCGTGGCCGAGCGGCCCGATCCGCGGATCGCCGTGCGGGTCGAGGTGGCGGAAGACCGGATCGCCGTCGAGGTCGCCGATAACGGACCGGGCATTCCGGAAGCCGTCCGCGCGCAGGTCTTCGACCCCTTCTTCACCACGAAATCCGAAGGACTCGGACTCGGTCTGGCGATCTGCCGCGGCATCGTCGAGGAATGCGGCGGCACGCTCGGCCTGCGCTCGGGCGCCGAGGGCACCACCTTCCGGATGGAGCTGGCACGCGCCGTCGCCCCGTCGGAAGAGGCGCAGGACAGCAAGTCGATCGGAAGCCTGGAGGCCATATGAGCAGCGAGCCGGAGGGCGCGGGCGAACGGATCGTCTTCATCGACGACGAGGAGGATGTGCGGCGCGCCAACCGGCAGAGCCTCGAACTCGACGGCTTCCGGGTCGAGACCTTCGAGGCGGCCGAGCCGGCCCTGGCGGCGATCCGGGCCGAGCCGCCGGGCGTGGTCGTCACCGATGTGCGCCTGCCGGGCATCGACGGACGCGCCCTGTTCGATCGGATCCGGGCGGTCGACGCGGATCTGCCGGTGATCCTCATCACCGGCCACGGCGACATCTCGATGGCGGTCGCGGCGATCCGCGCGGGCGCCTACGACTTCCTCGCCAAGCCCTATCCGGCCGAGGCGCTGATGGGCTCGGTCCGGCGCGCCCTCGACCATCGCCGACTGGTTCTGGAGAACCGCCGGCTCCATGCCCGGCTCGACGCGGCGGTCGAGGAGGATCCGGCCTTCCTCGGCATCTCGCCGCAGATCGTGTCCCTGCGCCGCCTGGTGCGCGACGTCGCGGGTGCCGATGTCGACGTGCTCGTGCTCGGCGAGACGGGCTCAGGCAAGGAGGTGGTGGCGAACGCCCTGCACCGCTGGAGCCGGCGCGCCTCCAAGAACTTCGTCGCCATGAATTGCGGCGCGCTGCCCGACAGCGTGGTGGAGAGCGAGCTGTTCGGCCACGAGGCCGGCGCCTTCACGGGGGCGCTCAAGCGCCGGGTCGGGCGCATCGAGCACGCGCAGGGCGGCACGCTCTTCCTCGACGAGATCGAGAGCATGCCGCTGGCGTTGCAGGTGAAGCTGTTGCGGGTGCTGCAGGAGCGGGTGGTCGAGCCGCTGGGCACCAATGAGCGCCGACCGGTCGATATGCGGGTGGTCTCGGCCACCAAGGTCGATCTCGGCCAGGAGGCCGCCGCCGGCACCTTCCGCGACGACCTCTACCATCGGCTCAACGTCGTCACGGTCGCGATCCCGCCGCTGCGCGAGCGGCGCGAGGACATCGTCCTGCTGTTCCAGCACTTCCTGGCCCGCGCCGCCGCCCGGTTCGGGCGCGAGGCGCCCAAGGTGACGGCGGCGATGCGCGACCATCTCCTGCGCCATTCCTGGCCGGGCAACGTGCGCGAACTCGACCACTTCGCCGAGCGTTGCGCGCTGGGCCTGACCGGACAGGCCATCCCGGAGGCCTCCCCGGCGCCGGCGCTGAGCCTGTCCGAGCAGGTCGAACGCTTCGAGCGCGGTCTGATCCGCGAGGAGCTGATCATGGCCGGCGGCGACGTGCGGGTGGCGGCCGAGTCTCTCGGCGTGCCCCGCAAGACCCTCTACGACAAGATCGCCCGCTACGGTCTCGCGCCCACCGATTTCCGCTGACCGCGACGCCCTCAGGCGACCGCGGCTTTCGGCGTCGGGCAGACGCGGTCGTGGCCGGTCCGCTTGGCCTCGTAGAGCGCACGGTCGGCCCGCTCGATCACGTCGCGGGCCGCCTCGCCCGGCCGGCACTGCGCGACCCCGGCCGAGATCGTGACCTGGCCCACGACGTCTCCGGTACCGCGCTTGACCAGCCGCTGGGCGCGCAGACGGCCGCATATCTCCTGGGCGAGCGCGACGCCGGCCCCGATGCCGGCCTCGCCGAGCACGATCGCGAATTCCTCGCCGCCGTAGCGTGCCGCGAGATCGCGGTCCGTCGTCTTCTCCGACAGCAGCCGCCCGACGAGCCGAAGCACCTGATCGCCGAAGCGGTGCCCGTGCCGGTCGTTGAGCCCCTTGAAATGATCGATATCGAGCAGGATGAGCGAGAAGGTGCTGCCGCTATCCGCCCGGGTCCGCGTGACCGCCTCGCGCAGGAAGTGGTCGAAGGCCTTGCGGTTGGCGAGCCCGGTCAGGGCGTCGGTCGCCGCCGCACGACGCGCCTCGACGAGATCCCGGTGCAGCGCGGTGATGTGGTCCGCCGAGGCCGAAAGCTGATCCTCGAGCAGCCGGTTGCGGGACTGCGCCGCTTCGGTCTCGCTGATGAGGGCGACGAGCGCCGTCATGAGTTCGTCGGCGGTCGGGCGTGCCACAAGCCGGCCCGACCAATGACTCAGGGTCTCGCCGTATCCGGCCAGGGCCTTGCGGCTGCCGGCGACGCGCTCCGCCAGCGCGCCCGCCGCCTCAGCCAGCCGGCCGGCCCCTTCGAGCACCGAGGCCTCGGTCGAGGTCCCGGCGATGCAGGTGTCGTAGAACGCGCTCGCCTGCTCCTCCGTCAGCGTTCCGCCGGGCGCGAAGCACGGCGCGAGGCGTTCCGTCAGCGGCGGGTTCTCGCCGCTGAAGAAGGTGTGCAGCAATTCGTAGTTGCGCGGGGAGGGCGGGAGTCCGTGCTGAGACAAGGCGTCCCAGGCGAGCCGCGCGGACGCCCGGGCGCGGCCGAGGCTCGAATCCGCCTGCTGCGGCACCTGCACCGACATCACGATCCCCAGTCCACGCCGTCACGACCGGGGGATTACCCGATTACTGTTAAGTTTCAGTCTTTCGTTCCGGCGCTCCGGCGATTTCAGACTTGCTGACCTTTCGCGGAGCGGCTCCGGCCGTACCCGCCGATCAGGCCGCCGCCCGGCCCGCGATGAGAGCCCTTGCCGTAGCGGCGGGCATCGGGCGGCCGAGTAGGAAGCCCTGCGCTTCGGTGCAGCCCTTGCGCCGCACCCGCGACAGTTGTTCCTCCGTCTCAACCCCTTCGGCGGTGACGGCCATGCCGAGGCGCTCGCCCAGGCCCACCACGGCCCGAACCACCGCCGCCGCCTCCGGCTCGTCGATGTCGCGGATGAAGGCGCGATCGATCTTGATCTTGTCGAAGGGGAACCGGCACAGGTAGCTCAGGGACGAGTAGCCCGTGCCGAAATCGTCGAGCGCGATCCGCACGCCCATGGCGCGCAGGCGCCGCAGGCAGCCGATCACCGCGTCCGAATCCTGCATCAGCACGCTCTCGGTGATTTCGAGCTCCAGCCGTCCGGCGGGCAGACCCGAGGCGGCGAGCGCGCGCACGACGCTCTGTTCCAGCCCGGTCTCACGGAACTGCACCGCCGAGACGTTGACGGCGACCCGCAGATCGCCAGGCCACCCGGCCGCTTCGCGGCAGGCCTCGTGCAGGGCCCAGGCGCCGAGCTGCGCGATGAGTCCGGTCTCCTCCGCCAGTGGGATGAAGTCGCCCGGTGACACCGGCCCGTGCACCGGATGCTCCCAGCGCAGCAGCGCCTCGAATCCCCGCGGGCTGCGATCCGCGAGAGCGAAGATCGGCTGGTAGTGCAGCGCGAACCCGCCGGAGCGGATCGATTCGCGCATGTCGATCTCCAACAGCTTGCGGGTCGCGACCGCGAGATCCATGCCGCTCTCGTAGAACCGGAAGGTGTTTCGCCCCGAGTCCTTGGCGCGATAGAGGGCGATGTCGGCGTTCTTGAACAGGCTGTCGGCGTCGTCCCCGTGCCTCGGCCAGATTGCGACGCCGATGCTGGCCCCGACGGTGGTGGCGCGGCCGTCGAGATCAATCGGCTGTCCGACGGTTTCGATCAGCCGCCGGGCGATCGCGGCGACGCGGCGGAGCTCGCCCCGACCCGGCATGATGATGGCGAACTCGTCACCGCCGAGCCGGGCGACCACGTCGCGCTCGCGCAGGACGTCGCGCAGGCGCCGGGCGACGATGCAGAGCAGGGCGTCGCCCGCCGGATGGCCGAACGTGTCGTTGACCGCCTTGAAGCGATCGAGGTCGCAGCACAACACGGCCACCCGGCCGTCGTTGCGCCGGGCCGCCGCGATCTCGCGGCTCAGCGTCTCCTGGAACAGCCGGCGGTTGGGAAGGCCCGTGAGCGCGTCGTGACGGGCCATGTGCTCGATCAGGGCCTGAGCGCGCTTGCGCTCGGTCGCGTCGGCGACGGTGCCCTCGATCCAGATTGGCCGACCCTCGGCGTCGCGCACGATCCAGGCCGTCTCCGCCACCCAGATGCGCTCGCCGCCCGCGTGGCGGCGAACCTCGGATACGAAATCCTCGACATGCCCCTCGCGGTCGAGACATTTCATGAAGGCTGCGTGCCGGCTCGGTTCGACGTACCAATCGTGGCTGACGTCGCCGGCCGGCACGGAGAGGAAGGCCGACACGTCGCGGTAGCCGTGCAAGCGGGCGAGCGCCCGGTTGGCCTGGACGATGCCGCCGTCGAGGCGGGCGCGGTAGACGCCGATCACCGCGTTCTGGAACAGCGACTGATAACCGGCCTCGGCCGAGCGAAGGGCCGCCTCGTTGCGCCGACGCTCGGTGAGATCGGTGTAGGTGCAGACAAGACCGCCCGACGCGATCGGCGCGAGCCGCGTTTCGAGAATCCTGCCGTTGAGATGGGCGACCTCGTAGCTCTGGACGTCGAGCGGGAAGTCGCCCAGCTCGATCGCCTGCTGGACCCCGGTGCGCTCACACCTTGGCGTGCCGCTCCGGGCGAGGTGGTGCCGCACCGCTGAGAAGGACGCGCCCTCGTGCAGAACCTCCTGCGGCAGCTCGAGCAGGTCGCGGGCGCGCTGATTATGAACCTGGACCCGCTTGTCGGGGCCGATCATCACGAGCCCCTGGTCCATCGCTTCGAGGGTGGCGCGCATCGCCTCGCCGGTCTCGCGCAGGCGTTGCTCGGAATGCGCCAATTCGGTCACGTCGAGGCAGACGCCGAAGATCGAGGCGAGCCGACCCGCGTCGTCGTACTCTCCGACCCCGTGCACGGCCACCACCCGAACCTCGCCATCGGGACGGAGGAGGCGGGAGCGGTGCTCGTAGCCCCCGCCCAGCGTCCGGGTTCGATCCGTGAGAGCGTCGTCGATGGCGGACCGGACCCGTTCCAGGTCGTCCGGGTGATAGAAGCCGATATGGGTTTCGAGCGGGAGGGTCGCGAGAGGGGCGTTGCGCCCGAAGATGCGGGCGATCCCGTCGGACCACACGATGGTGCGGGCGGCGACATCGATCCGCCAGTGACCGAAAGCGGCGATGTGCTCGGCCATGGCGTGGGCGGCCTCGGTCGCGCGCAGGCGCGCCTCCCATTCGACGAGCCGCGTCTCGGCCTGGCGACGCTCGGCC
Proteins encoded:
- a CDS encoding bifunctional diguanylate cyclase/phosphodiesterase, which produces MTTIRPVSATDGGAVAAERHWPSEAELEIHLDRLCRSAAEIFAVPMAMVALVDDERFHFRARYGCEDDGVDRESAFCNHTIRRQRGQTLVVPDLIQDERFVECPLVVGSPHARFYAGVAIGSTSGRVIGTLCLIDRVPRSDLLPDRLQSLRELALVAEAHLQLDEARRAAEAEAAERRQAETRLVEWEARLRATEAAHAMAEHIAAFGHWRIDVAARTIVWSDGIARIFGRNAPLATLPLETHIGFYHPDDLERVRSAIDDALTDRTRTLGGGYEHRSRLLRPDGEVRVVAVHGVGEYDDAGRLASIFGVCLDVTELAHSEQRLRETGEAMRATLEAMDQGLVMIGPDKRVQVHNQRARDLLELPQEVLHEGASFSAVRHHLARSGTPRCERTGVQQAIELGDFPLDVQSYEVAHLNGRILETRLAPIASGGLVCTYTDLTERRRNEAALRSAEAGYQSLFQNAVIGVYRARLDGGIVQANRALARLHGYRDVSAFLSVPAGDVSHDWYVEPSRHAAFMKCLDREGHVEDFVSEVRRHAGGERIWVAETAWIVRDAEGRPIWIEGTVADATERKRAQALIEHMARHDALTGLPNRRLFQETLSREIAAARRNDGRVAVLCCDLDRFKAVNDTFGHPAGDALLCIVARRLRDVLRERDVVARLGGDEFAIIMPGRGELRRVAAIARRLIETVGQPIDLDGRATTVGASIGVAIWPRHGDDADSLFKNADIALYRAKDSGRNTFRFYESGMDLAVATRKLLEIDMRESIRSGGFALHYQPIFALADRSPRGFEALLRWEHPVHGPVSPGDFIPLAEETGLIAQLGAWALHEACREAAGWPGDLRVAVNVSAVQFRETGLEQSVVRALAASGLPAGRLELEITESVLMQDSDAVIGCLRRLRAMGVRIALDDFGTGYSSLSYLCRFPFDKIKIDRAFIRDIDEPEAAAVVRAVVGLGERLGMAVTAEGVETEEQLSRVRRKGCTEAQGFLLGRPMPAATARALIAGRAAA